GTTGCCGAAAGTGCCGTCCAAGGTCAAAAACTGCATCATCTTCTCAGCAACGCGCGGGTCAACCGGCGTCGTTGCTGAGTAATCCAGATAAATCGGTAATTTCATTGCTCTTGTGCTCCGTACATCACTTCCAAAAACTAAAATAATTTCGCCAGCTGCTTATGCGCGCAGATTAACGTTGATAGTTTCTTGCGGACGACCGTTGGCCGTGCGGCGCGTATCGTTGTTTTGACGATCCGCGACCATCAGCACTTCCTGGTTGTTGACCAGTTCAGCCAGCGTAATGTTGTTCAGGAACCCGCTGATGCGCTCGCTCAGATCGCGCCACAGGGCATGGGTCAAGCAGCGATCGCCGCCCTGACAGCCTTCTTTGCCCTGGCAACGGGTTGCATCTACCGATTCATCGACGGCAGTGATGACAGCGCCAACGGCGATCTCACCCGCGTCTTTACCCAGCAGATAACCACCGCCCGGTCCACGCACGCTGGCCACCAGGCCATTCTTGCGCAGACGGGAGAATAATTGTTCCAGATAAGAGAGCGAAATACCCTGGCGTTCGGAAATGTCCGCCAGTGGCACCGGCCCTTCCTGGGAATGCAGCGCTACGTCGAGCATAGCGGTTACGGCATAACGGCCTTTGGATGTCAGTCTCATAGCTCAATGGTTACCTGTTGGTCAAATATGGCCGAAAGTCTGACATTCCTGAGTAAAACAGTCAACTATTTAACCCAGTAATTAACTCAAGTATTAGCACGTTTTGAACTTAGCAAGAACAAAGGTATATAAAATACATGTTATAACCTTTGGATAACTAATACTATTGTCGTCCATCGTTATGCCACATCAATTAATTACCTTGATGTTTATCCTGTTTCTCGATCGACGTCAGCATACCGCGCAGGATATTCAGCTCCTGCCCTTCCGGGCGAGCGCGGGTGAACAGCCGGCGCAGGCGGCTCATCACCTGGCCCGGATGGGACGGGCGAATAAAGCCGGTACGCTGCAGCGTCTGCTCCAGGTGCTGATAGAAACGCTCGAGGTCGTCCACCAGCGGATACGGCGTCTCTTCCAGCTGCGGCGCGCCCGCCTGTTGGCGATCGAGGTAAGCCACGCGCACTTCGTACGCCAGGATCTGCACCGCCATCGCCAGGTTCAGCGAGCTGTAGTCCGGGTTGGCAGGGATGGCGACGTGGTAGTG
The sequence above is drawn from the Serratia sp. FDAARGOS_506 genome and encodes:
- the iscR gene encoding Fe-S cluster assembly transcriptional regulator IscR, with protein sequence MRLTSKGRYAVTAMLDVALHSQEGPVPLADISERQGISLSYLEQLFSRLRKNGLVASVRGPGGGYLLGKDAGEIAVGAVITAVDESVDATRCQGKEGCQGGDRCLTHALWRDLSERISGFLNNITLAELVNNQEVLMVADRQNNDTRRTANGRPQETINVNLRA